From a region of the Notolabrus celidotus isolate fNotCel1 chromosome 14, fNotCel1.pri, whole genome shotgun sequence genome:
- the LOC117825946 gene encoding SPARC-related modular calcium-binding protein 1-like isoform X1, which translates to MMLALTFTCRALLVFLLSESVEADRTPVRTPVRTQPFLITENMWPRGCVLDCQRGRHRAVCGSNGRLYKSLCAFQRAQCINTQLRLAPRTHCSDPAQSKCQQARAHALETGAHSSAGHVSPVAAVFVPECHPDGHFLPVQCHNQTGYCWCSTPDGKPVSGTSVLHVVPNCTDHITTPDADSSQISDDGDEAGPTTGPRKSPELTAPPFWVTILMNSDPKANRSVRRPADNPQTCERERTSLLSQVRSVWQEEERFIPECTADGRYSPAQCHAATGYCWCVRTDSGRPLPGTSARNRIPDCTGAEEETPPERRFREKPLPGCPGARKKQFLQSLVRALQLEAEHPGSLSQHPASNTPLSSSPSPSFNSPTSTTPSSSSTLEAVQSSRPEEALRWHFSQLDLDSSGMLSEREARPLRRFLRRRLKPRRCAKKFSQYCDRDGDRGLTLEELRVCLSL; encoded by the exons cagcccTTCCTCATCACAGAGAACATGTGGCCTCGGGGTTGTGTCCTGGACTGCCAGAGGGGGCgccacagagctgtgtgtggGAGTAACGGCAGGCTGTATAAATCTCTGTGTGCCTTCCAGAGAGCTCAGTGCATCAACACACAGCTCCGCCTCGCTCCACGCACACACTGCTCAG ATCCAGCTCAGTCTAAATGCCAGCAGGCCCGGGCTCATGCCCTGGAGACCGGCGCTCACAGCAGTGCCGGCCATGTTAGCCCTGTAGCAGCTGTCTTTGTACCAGAGTGCCACCCTGACGGTCACTTCCTGCCCGTGCAGTGTCACAACCAGACCGGTTACTGCTGGTGCTCCACACCTGATGGGAAACCTGTCAGCGGGACTTCAGTGCTCCACGTGGTCCCCAACTGCACCG ATCACATCACCACGCCAGATGCAGATTCATCCCAAATCAGCG ATGACGGGGATGAAGCCGGGCCAACGACGGGACCCAGAAAGTCTCCAG AGCTGACCGCTCCTCCGTTCTGGGTGACCATCCTGATGAACTCTGACCCCAAAGCAAACCGCTCAGTCCGACGACCCGCAG acaATCCTCAGACATGCGAGCGTGAGCGGACGTCGCTGCTCTCTCAGGTGCGTTCGGTCTGGCAGGAAGAGGAGCGTTTCATCCCAGAATGCACtgcagacggacgctacagccCCGCACAGTGTCACGCTGCCACAGGCTACTGTTGGTGTGTGAGGACGGACAGCGGGAGGCCGCTGCCGGGAACGTCTGCAAG gaatCGCATCCCAGACTGCACTGGGGCGGAGGAGGAGACACCACCAGAGAGGAGGTTCAGGGAGAAACCTCTGCCAG GTTGTCCTGGAGCTCGTAAGAAGCAGTTCCTGCAGAGTCTGGTCAGAGCCCTGCAGCTGGAAGCAGAGCATCCTGGGAGTCTGAGTCAACACCC AGCCTCAAACAcgcctctctccagctctccctctccatccttTAACTCTCCCACCTCCAccactccttcctcctcctccaccctggaGGCCGTGCAGTCATCCAGACCAGAGGAGGCGCTGCGGTGGCACTTCAGTCAGCTGGACTTGGACTCCAGCGGGATGCTGAGCGAGCGGGAGGCTCGACCCCTCCGTCGGTTCCTGCGACGGCGGTTGAAGCCGCGACGGTGCGCCAAGAAGTTTTCTCAGTACTGCGACAGAGACGGAGACCGAGGGCTGACGCTGGAGGAGCTGAGGGTCTGCCTGAGCCTCTGA
- the LOC117825946 gene encoding SPARC-related modular calcium-binding protein 1-like isoform X3: MMLALTFTCRALLVFLLSESVEADRTPPFLITENMWPRGCVLDCQRGRHRAVCGSNGRLYKSLCAFQRAQCINTQLRLAPRTHCSDPAQSKCQQARAHALETGAHSSAGHVSPVAAVFVPECHPDGHFLPVQCHNQTGYCWCSTPDGKPVSGTSVLHVVPNCTDHITTPDADSSQISDDGDEAGPTTGPRKSPELTAPPFWVTILMNSDPKANRSVRRPADNPQTCERERTSLLSQVRSVWQEEERFIPECTADGRYSPAQCHAATGYCWCVRTDSGRPLPGTSARNRIPDCTGAEEETPPERRFREKPLPGCPGARKKQFLQSLVRALQLEAEHPGSLSQHPASNTPLSSSPSPSFNSPTSTTPSSSSTLEAVQSSRPEEALRWHFSQLDLDSSGMLSEREARPLRRFLRRRLKPRRCAKKFSQYCDRDGDRGLTLEELRVCLSL, translated from the exons cccTTCCTCATCACAGAGAACATGTGGCCTCGGGGTTGTGTCCTGGACTGCCAGAGGGGGCgccacagagctgtgtgtggGAGTAACGGCAGGCTGTATAAATCTCTGTGTGCCTTCCAGAGAGCTCAGTGCATCAACACACAGCTCCGCCTCGCTCCACGCACACACTGCTCAG ATCCAGCTCAGTCTAAATGCCAGCAGGCCCGGGCTCATGCCCTGGAGACCGGCGCTCACAGCAGTGCCGGCCATGTTAGCCCTGTAGCAGCTGTCTTTGTACCAGAGTGCCACCCTGACGGTCACTTCCTGCCCGTGCAGTGTCACAACCAGACCGGTTACTGCTGGTGCTCCACACCTGATGGGAAACCTGTCAGCGGGACTTCAGTGCTCCACGTGGTCCCCAACTGCACCG ATCACATCACCACGCCAGATGCAGATTCATCCCAAATCAGCG ATGACGGGGATGAAGCCGGGCCAACGACGGGACCCAGAAAGTCTCCAG AGCTGACCGCTCCTCCGTTCTGGGTGACCATCCTGATGAACTCTGACCCCAAAGCAAACCGCTCAGTCCGACGACCCGCAG acaATCCTCAGACATGCGAGCGTGAGCGGACGTCGCTGCTCTCTCAGGTGCGTTCGGTCTGGCAGGAAGAGGAGCGTTTCATCCCAGAATGCACtgcagacggacgctacagccCCGCACAGTGTCACGCTGCCACAGGCTACTGTTGGTGTGTGAGGACGGACAGCGGGAGGCCGCTGCCGGGAACGTCTGCAAG gaatCGCATCCCAGACTGCACTGGGGCGGAGGAGGAGACACCACCAGAGAGGAGGTTCAGGGAGAAACCTCTGCCAG GTTGTCCTGGAGCTCGTAAGAAGCAGTTCCTGCAGAGTCTGGTCAGAGCCCTGCAGCTGGAAGCAGAGCATCCTGGGAGTCTGAGTCAACACCC AGCCTCAAACAcgcctctctccagctctccctctccatccttTAACTCTCCCACCTCCAccactccttcctcctcctccaccctggaGGCCGTGCAGTCATCCAGACCAGAGGAGGCGCTGCGGTGGCACTTCAGTCAGCTGGACTTGGACTCCAGCGGGATGCTGAGCGAGCGGGAGGCTCGACCCCTCCGTCGGTTCCTGCGACGGCGGTTGAAGCCGCGACGGTGCGCCAAGAAGTTTTCTCAGTACTGCGACAGAGACGGAGACCGAGGGCTGACGCTGGAGGAGCTGAGGGTCTGCCTGAGCCTCTGA
- the LOC117825946 gene encoding SPARC-related modular calcium-binding protein 1-like isoform X2, producing MMLALTFTCRALLVFLLSESVEADRTPVRTPPFLITENMWPRGCVLDCQRGRHRAVCGSNGRLYKSLCAFQRAQCINTQLRLAPRTHCSDPAQSKCQQARAHALETGAHSSAGHVSPVAAVFVPECHPDGHFLPVQCHNQTGYCWCSTPDGKPVSGTSVLHVVPNCTDHITTPDADSSQISDDGDEAGPTTGPRKSPELTAPPFWVTILMNSDPKANRSVRRPADNPQTCERERTSLLSQVRSVWQEEERFIPECTADGRYSPAQCHAATGYCWCVRTDSGRPLPGTSARNRIPDCTGAEEETPPERRFREKPLPGCPGARKKQFLQSLVRALQLEAEHPGSLSQHPASNTPLSSSPSPSFNSPTSTTPSSSSTLEAVQSSRPEEALRWHFSQLDLDSSGMLSEREARPLRRFLRRRLKPRRCAKKFSQYCDRDGDRGLTLEELRVCLSL from the exons cccTTCCTCATCACAGAGAACATGTGGCCTCGGGGTTGTGTCCTGGACTGCCAGAGGGGGCgccacagagctgtgtgtggGAGTAACGGCAGGCTGTATAAATCTCTGTGTGCCTTCCAGAGAGCTCAGTGCATCAACACACAGCTCCGCCTCGCTCCACGCACACACTGCTCAG ATCCAGCTCAGTCTAAATGCCAGCAGGCCCGGGCTCATGCCCTGGAGACCGGCGCTCACAGCAGTGCCGGCCATGTTAGCCCTGTAGCAGCTGTCTTTGTACCAGAGTGCCACCCTGACGGTCACTTCCTGCCCGTGCAGTGTCACAACCAGACCGGTTACTGCTGGTGCTCCACACCTGATGGGAAACCTGTCAGCGGGACTTCAGTGCTCCACGTGGTCCCCAACTGCACCG ATCACATCACCACGCCAGATGCAGATTCATCCCAAATCAGCG ATGACGGGGATGAAGCCGGGCCAACGACGGGACCCAGAAAGTCTCCAG AGCTGACCGCTCCTCCGTTCTGGGTGACCATCCTGATGAACTCTGACCCCAAAGCAAACCGCTCAGTCCGACGACCCGCAG acaATCCTCAGACATGCGAGCGTGAGCGGACGTCGCTGCTCTCTCAGGTGCGTTCGGTCTGGCAGGAAGAGGAGCGTTTCATCCCAGAATGCACtgcagacggacgctacagccCCGCACAGTGTCACGCTGCCACAGGCTACTGTTGGTGTGTGAGGACGGACAGCGGGAGGCCGCTGCCGGGAACGTCTGCAAG gaatCGCATCCCAGACTGCACTGGGGCGGAGGAGGAGACACCACCAGAGAGGAGGTTCAGGGAGAAACCTCTGCCAG GTTGTCCTGGAGCTCGTAAGAAGCAGTTCCTGCAGAGTCTGGTCAGAGCCCTGCAGCTGGAAGCAGAGCATCCTGGGAGTCTGAGTCAACACCC AGCCTCAAACAcgcctctctccagctctccctctccatccttTAACTCTCCCACCTCCAccactccttcctcctcctccaccctggaGGCCGTGCAGTCATCCAGACCAGAGGAGGCGCTGCGGTGGCACTTCAGTCAGCTGGACTTGGACTCCAGCGGGATGCTGAGCGAGCGGGAGGCTCGACCCCTCCGTCGGTTCCTGCGACGGCGGTTGAAGCCGCGACGGTGCGCCAAGAAGTTTTCTCAGTACTGCGACAGAGACGGAGACCGAGGGCTGACGCTGGAGGAGCTGAGGGTCTGCCTGAGCCTCTGA